The following proteins are encoded in a genomic region of Molothrus aeneus isolate 106 chromosome 14, BPBGC_Maene_1.0, whole genome shotgun sequence:
- the BRCC3 gene encoding lys-63-specific deubiquitinase BRCC36 produces the protein MAVQAVHLEADAFLVCLNHALSTEKEEVMGLCIGEVDTNRIVHIHSVIILRRSDKRKDRVEISPEQLSAASTEAERLAEMTGRPMRVVGWYHSHPHITVWPSHVDVRTQAMYQMMDQGFVGLIFSCFIEDKNTKTGRILYTCFQSVQAQKSSEYDRIEIPIHVVPHETIGKVCLESAVELPKILCQEEQDAYRRIHSLTHLDSVTKIHNGSVFTKNLCSQMSAISGPLLQWLEDRLEQNKQRMQELQQEKEQLLEELAALE, from the exons ATGGCGGTGCAGGCGGTGCACCTGGAGGCGGACGCGTTCCTGGTGTGCCTGAACCACGCGCTGAGCACCGAGAAGGAGGAGGTCATGGGGCTCTGCATCGGAGAG GTGGACACCAACCGAATCGTCCACATCCACTCTGTGATCATCCTGCGGCGCTCTGACAAGAGGAAAGACCGTGTGGAGATCTCACCggagcagctctcagctgcttctACTGAAGCAGAG AGGCTGGCAGAGATGACAGGACGGCCCATGAGGGTGGTGGGCTGGTACCACTCCCACCCCCACATCACCGTGTGGCCCTCACACGTGG atGTCCGCACGCAGGCCATGTATCAGATGATGGACCAAGGGTTTGTGGGGCTCATCTTTTCCTGCTTCATTGAGGACAAGAACACCAAG ACAGGTAGAATTCTCTATACCTGTTTCCAGTCTGTTCAGGCCCAGAAGAGCTCAGA ATATGACAGGATTGAAATTCCCATTCATGTTGTTCCGCATGAAACCATTGGGAAGGTGTGTCTGGAATCAGCTGTGGAGCTGCCCAAGATCCTTTGCCAAGAAGAGCAGGATGCCTACAGGAGAATTCACAG cCTCACCCATCTTGACTCTGTAACTAAGATCCATAATGGCTCAG TGTTCACAAAGAACCTCTGCAGCCAAATGTCTGCCATCAGTGGGCCCCTGCTGCAGTGGCTCGAGGACAGACTGGAGCAGAACAAACAGCgcatgcaggagctgcagcaggagaaggagcagctgctggaggaactTGCTGCTTTGGAGTGA
- the CMC4 gene encoding cx9C motif-containing protein 4 isoform X2, whose amino-acid sequence MSRKDPCQKQACEIQKCLQANNYVESKCEAALQEMRKCCARYTKGRSVCCSGFEREEMEREKAKLTSKGISPPPQ is encoded by the exons ATGTCCCGGAAGGATCCCTGCCAGAAACAAGCctgtgaaatacagaaatgcttGCAAG CGAACAACTACGTGGAGTCCAAGTGTGAAGCTGCGCTCCAGGAGATGCGGAAATGCTGCGCTCGGTACACCAAGGGCAGGTCCGTCTGTTGTTCAGGGTTTGAGAGGGAAGaaatggagagagaaaaggCTAAGTTGACTTCAAAAGGAATTTCCCCACCACCTCAGTAA
- the CMC4 gene encoding cx9C motif-containing protein 4 isoform X1, with the protein MCCALLPPGRPAMAGPVPRLRHTPSPPALPARLGRSVPAPAPRPGSCVPSLAPLRGSPRIMSIFLSSCFFRSHQSSACPPHAAGQPGWSFLNMSRKDPCQKQACEIQKCLQANNYVESKCEAALQEMRKCCARYTKGRSVCCSGFEREEMEREKAKLTSKGISPPPQ; encoded by the exons ATGTGCTGCGCCCTCCTCCCTCCCGGCCGCCCCGCCATGGCCGGTCCGGTCCCACGCCTGCGCCACACCCcctcccctccagccctccctgcccggcTTGGCCGCTCTGTCCCCGCTCCCGCTCCTCGGCCCGGCTCTTGCGTCCCTTCCCTCGCCCCTCTGCGTGGCTCCCCCCGCATTATGTCCATCTTTTTGTCTTCCTGTTTTTTTAGATCCCACCAAAGCTCGGCCTGCCCTCCCCACGCTGCTGGACAGCCCGGCTGGTCG TTCCTGAACATGTCCCGGAAGGATCCCTGCCAGAAACAAGCctgtgaaatacagaaatgcttGCAAG CGAACAACTACGTGGAGTCCAAGTGTGAAGCTGCGCTCCAGGAGATGCGGAAATGCTGCGCTCGGTACACCAAGGGCAGGTCCGTCTGTTGTTCAGGGTTTGAGAGGGAAGaaatggagagagaaaaggCTAAGTTGACTTCAAAAGGAATTTCCCCACCACCTCAGTAA
- the MTCP1 gene encoding protein p13 MTCP-1, protein MAQRGEAGAPPVRLWVRRVGVYCDEHRKTWLVAAEEEEGMLRARIQRVQVPLGEALRPSQLPPSRLPHMWQLSQGEQYRDSNSRVWEIEHHLMLDGVEELLLKLVPGD, encoded by the exons ATGGCACAGAGAGGGGAGGCAGGCGCTCCTCCCGTGCGGCTCTGGGTGCGCCGCGTGGGGGTTTACTGCGATGAGCACCGCAAAACCTGGCTCGTGGCTGCGGAAGAG GAGGAAGGTATGCTGAGGGCTCGGATCCAAAGAGTTCAGGTTCCCCTGGGTGAGGCGCTGCGACCCAGCCAGCTCCCCCCATCCCGGCTGCCTCACATGTGGCAGCTGTCCCAGGGTGAGCAGTACAGGGATAGTAACTCTCGCGTTTGGGAGATAGAGCACCATCTCATG CTTGATGGTGTTGAAGAACTGCTGCTTAAACTCGTGCCTGGGGATTAA